In Microcaecilia unicolor chromosome 1, aMicUni1.1, whole genome shotgun sequence, the following are encoded in one genomic region:
- the CSRNP1 gene encoding cysteine/serine-rich nuclear protein 1 has product MSGVLKRKYDDLQDESTSSPSSSSSSPFSSPGSSSGWESEEENSTSESRSRTALIPTDFACHSILKKAKRVKRNTVEFDRVTVFYFPRCQGFTSVPSRGGCTLGMLRTHSYCREFTLEEHVLEQERTHREKLKERLKEEKLEARKWKLTMNGTRESEEASRLTTDDISDDDIDVNGVEMEDSFFLHPYPAKKRRALLKGMGVKKIDKEEKRELNSIRLSREDCGCSCQEICEPETCSCSLAGIKCQMDHTSFPCGCTKDGCGNTEGRIEFNQARVQTHYIHTIMRLELEEKQQSSERDEGATNPEATCQEPLQPFGCSVGKGTFEDRATPLTPAFQFNMDLETSGDNSCSSDMTDSSTSSSQSEDSDEQYEDVLLDKLQSDIDDDGLARILHFNDSENEETSSECQDNLSYFHPEDFFCESLADQCISNVGRLGLDSYSSRLSNISERLDENANLDASCHLDGLSSYTSSADPYSKSYTDLSLSADSLDFFSSYSDYNLGPLYNSLKEYENLDNLALHFQLPNISSFPPSGDPGSCFLESLIGLSESLPETPAPFTDNQLLEDAIMSSLIETVKV; this is encoded by the exons ATGAGTGGGGTATTGAAAAGGAAATATGACGATCTCCAGGACGAATCAacctcctctccttcctcctcttcttcctcccctttctcctcccccgGGTCCTCCTCTGGCTGGGAATCTGAGGAAGAAAACTCCACTTCAGAAAGCAGATCCCGTACCGCCTTAATCCCCACTGATTTCGCCT GCCACTCCATCCTGAAGAAAGCGAAGCGAGTGAAAAGGAACACTGTGGAATTTGACCGAGTCACTGTGTTTTACTTCCCCCGCTGCCAGGGCTTCACCAGCGTGCCCAGCCGTGGGGGCTGTACCTTGGGGATGCTGCGCACACACAGCTACTGCAGGGAGTTCACGCTGGAGGAGCATGTGCTGGAGCAGGAGAGGACTCACAGGGAGAAGCTCAAGGAGCGGCTCAAGGAGGAGAAGCTGGAAGCGCGGAAGTGGAAG TTAACCATGAACGGTACTAGGGAGTCTGAAGAGGCCAGTCGACTAACCACGGACGACATTTCTGATGATGATATAGATGTGAATGGAGTTGAAATGGAGGACAGCTTCTTTCTTCATCCCTACCCTGCCAAGAAAAGACGCGCTTTGCTGAAGGGAATGGGTGTCAAAAAGATTGACAAGGAGGAAAAGCGGGAACTGAACAGCATTCGCCTGTCCCGAGAGGACTGTGGCTGTAGTTGCCAGGAGATCTGTGAACCGGAGACGTGCAGCTGCAGCTTGGCAGGCATCAAATGCCAG ATGGATCACACATCCTTCCCATGTGGTTGCACAAAGGACGGCTGTGGAAATACCGAGGGGAGGATAGAATTCAACCAAGCCCGGGTGCAGACGCACTACATTCACACGATCATGAGGCTTGAGTTGGAAGAGAAGCAGCAGAGCAGTGAGAGGGACGAGGGAGCCACAAATCCAGAGGCAACCTGCCAAGAGCCACTCCAGCCATTCGGGTGCTCAGTAGGGAAGGGTACATTTGAAGACAGGGCAACGCCGCTCACGCCGGCCTTCCAGTTCAACATGGACCTGGAAACCAGTGGGGACAACAGCTGTAGCAGTGACATGACGGACTCATCCACATCCTCGAGTCAGAGCGAGGATTCAGATGAACAGTACGAGGATGTCCTATTGGATAAGTTGCAGTCTGACATCGATGATGACGGCCTAGCTAGAATACTTCACTTCAACGACTCGGAGAATGAGGAAACCAGCAGTGAGTGTCAGGATAACCTCAGCTACTTCCACCCTGAGGACTTTTTCTGCGAAAGCCTAGCCGACCAGTGCATTTCCAATGTCGGAAGACTGGGCTTGGACAGTTACTCTAGTCGTTTGTCGAACATTTCAGAGCGCCTGGATGAAAACGCGAACCTGGATGCCAGCTGCCATCTCGATGGGCTCTCTAGCTACACGTCCTCAGCAGATCCATACTCCAAGAGCTACACGGATCTCAGCCTTTCTGCTGACTCTCTGGACTTCTTTTCATCTTATTCAGACTATAATCTGGGACCCCTGTACAACTCCTTGAAGGAATATGAGAACCTGGACAACTTAGCATTGCATTTCCAATTACCCAATATTTCCAGCTTCCCTCCGTCGGGAGATCCAGGCTCCTGTTTTCTGGAATCCTTGATTGGCTTGTCAGAATCTCTTCCAGAGACCCCAGCCCCATTTACAGACAATCAACTCTTAGAAGATGCCATCATGTCATCTCTTATAGAAACTGTGAAGGTCTAG